In Pseudoxanthomonas sp. SE1, the genomic stretch GCCGCCCTACGCCGCCCTACGCCGGCCTGCGGATGCCGCGGATGCCGGACCAGAACAGGACGGCGGCCAACGACAGGCCGCTCGCGGCACGCGCGACCAAGCCGCCGGAGGTCCGACGGAACGGGGTATCGGAGGACGGGCTTCGCCAGCGTGGACCGGCCGTGGAAGTGGTAGCGTTGCACCCGTAACGCTGCAGGCCGCCATCCGGGGGGAGGCCACGATGAAACTGTTCCTGCCGAGTCCGATGACGCTGCTGCTCGCCCTGCTGATCAGCCTTTTCCTGTTGCGGTCGGACACCCTGCAGGCGGTGCAGACATCGGGCGTGCACGCACATGCCGCGTCCCCCGCAACCCGGGTGAACACACCGCATGCTGCAGGGCTGGTGGAAACGTCGCCCCCGCGTCCCGTGCGGACAGACGGCGCGACCGCTCCGCCCGCGACGGCGCCGCCGCAGACCGACCCGTTCGTGCCGGTGTATATCGTGACCTCGCGCGACACCTGGCAGGGAATCCGCGGGCTGGCCCGTGATGCGGTGGCGCGGCGCGACAGCACCGGCATGCCGGTGGTGATTTCCGAAACCCGGGCCGACCGCCTGGGCGAGATCAGCCACTACGTGCATGCCAACGAGCGTCGCTGCGGCGGCTATTTCGCATTCCCCAGCCGCGCGCAGGCCGACGCCTTCGTCAGTGCGGATCGCGCGAAGCAGGCGATGACGAAATCACTGCTCGCCGGCTACACCCTCGACAACCAGGCCACCGTGAGCCGCTGGTTGCCGCAGGTGCAGGAACAGCGCCTCTACGACACCATCAACCACCTCTCCAGCTATCGCAACCGCTACTTCGCCAGCAGCCACGGCAGGACATCGGCCGAATGGATCCGGGACCACTGGCAATCGCTCGCCGCGGGCCGCAGCGATGTCACCACCGAGCTGTTCACCGCCTGCACGAACTGCAGCACGCAGCCTTCGGTCATCCTCACCATCCGGGGCTGGGACCTGCCCAACGACGTCGTGGTGCTGGGCGCGCACCTGGATTCGATCAACGGCAGCACCCCCTACGATCCCAACCAGCATGCGCCGGGCGCCGACGATGATGCATCGGGCATCGCCACGCTCACCGAGACGTTGCGCATCGCACTGGCCGACGGCTGGCAGCCACGGCGCACGGTGAAGTTCATGGGCTATGCCGCGGAGGAAGTGGGCCTGCGCGGCTCCAACGCCATCGCGCAGTCGTTCCGCGCCAGCGGCGTCAACGTGGTCAGCGTGCTGCAGGTGGACATGACCAACTACAAGTCCGGCGCGGTCACGGACATGAAGCTGATCAGCGACTACTCCAACACCAATCTGAAGACCTTCTTCATCACCCTGTTCGACACCTACCTGGCGCCGATGGGCCTGACGCGCGGCAGCGTCGCGTGCGGTTACGCGTGCTCCGACCATGCGTCGTGGACCAACGCAGGCTATCCCGCCGCGATGATGTTCGAGGCCGGCGATCCCGGCGGCAGCTTCCCCTACATCCACACGCCCTACGACACGCTGGCGACGATGGGCGAATCGGCGCAGCACAGCGTCAAGTTCACCCAATTCGCCCTGGCCTACCTGGGCGAAACCGCCAAGACGCGCGGCAAGGTCACCGGCGGGCCGGCGCAGGTGTTGCCGGCGCAGTGAACCCGCGAACGGCGGGATGAGGACGGTGACAGCGGCGGTCGGTGTCGTTGACCACCGCGCCGGTGCGGCTCGTCACCGCCGGGTTGAGCCGGTTCGAAGCCGGGTCCGATGATGGCCTCGCGCCTTCGGCCGCCCTCGCAGGGCGGACCGCAGGCCCCCGCCTCTTCATAGGAACCCGGATGAATACCCAGCACTTCCTCATCAGCGCGCTGTTCATCGCTTCGCTCACCGGCTGCGCGGCCGTGGCCACCAAGACCAATACCCTGTCCGACGAACGCATCCTGTCCGAAACCGGCGGCGTGCTGGGCCTGTCGCCGTCGGAGCTGACCCTGGTCGAACGCCGCACCGAAGGCGTCAACACCTACGTGACGCTCAAGGCCAGCAACGGCAAGACCTACGCCTGCACCGTCAATGGCGGCAACCTGTTCTCGTTCGGCATGACCAACCCGCCGGTCTGCAACCCGCGCTGAGTCCCCTCGCGGCGCGCACCGCCCGCCCATCGACACCGCCGTGCGAGCGCAGCGTCGCGGCCTGGCGTTCACCCCGGACGCCATCCGCCACACGGCATCGGCCGCCCGCGCCGCCGATGCACGCGGCTGCCCTGTCCCGCACAATGCCAGCGGCCTGTCGGAAGGCCGGGGACTGACGCACGCCATGCACGACCACGCTGACACTGCCTTCCCGCACGCGCACGTGCACGCGACGCCGCGCCGCCGGCGCGTGCGCTTCGCCGTGCTGGTCGCGGTCGTGACCGGGTGGTGGACGCTGTACGGCCTGATGCTGGCGCGGCAGCTGGTCGACATGCGATCCGCCAGCGGCGAGGTGTACGGCTGGACAGGCGCACTGACGTACGCCGTCGGCAGCACCTGGGCCTGGGTGCCGATGACCGTGGTCGCCTACCTGGTGGTGTCGCGCTTTCCACTGGGCGGCCGGCACCTCGGAAGGAATGTCGCGATCAACGCGGGCCTCGTGGCCGGCTTCATCGTGGCGAAAGCCGTGTACGCCTGGCTGTCGAACCCTGTCTTCGACTGGTACCCGACGCTGCCGCCCCTGCTCGACCTGCTGGGCACCAGCGTCAGCAACAATCTGATCCTCGGCATCATGGTGGTGGCCATGGTCCACGGCATCGTCTACTTCGAACACACCGAAGACCGCGAGCACCGGGTGACGGCGCTGGAGAAAAGCCTGGCGCTGGCAAGGCTGGAGGCGGTGCGGGCGCAGCTGAATCCGCACTTCCTGTTCAACGCGCTCAACTCGGTGGCCGAGCTGATGCAGACCGACGTGGAACAGGCCGACCGCATGCTGGTCGCCATCTGCGACATGCTGCGCGACGGACTGCGTGCCGACCAGTTGCAGGAGCGGCCACTGCGCGACGAGCTGAAGCACGTCCGCAACTATCTGATGATCGAAGAGATCCGGCTGGGCCAGCGGGTGAACGCCAGCGTGCGGGTGGACGATGCCTGCCTGGACATCCCGGTGCCCACGCTGTCCCTGCAGCCGCTGGTGGAGAACGCCATCGTCCATGCGATCGCGCGATCGCGCGCCCCCGGCTGGGTGACCGTGGCGGCCTGGCAATCGGGACAGACGCTGCACCTGTCCGTGGAGAACTCGCGCGCCGTCGAAGGCGCCCGCAAGGACGGCAACGGCCTGGGCCAGCGCGCGGTGGAAGAACGATTGCGGCTGCTCTATGGCGAGCGTGGCCAGCTGCACCGCGGCGAAAGCGACCCGGAGGTCTACCGCGTGGAGCTGCAGGTGCCGCTGCCCGATCCCCGTGCGCTGCCCACCGCGCCAGCCGCGAGGGAAGCAACGTGCTGACCGCCGTCATCGTCGACGACGAACCGCTGGCACGGCAGCGATTGCGACGCCTGCTGGGCAAGGTCGCCGGCACGGTCATCCAGGTGGTGGCCGAATGCACCGATGTGGATGAACTCATGCGCCTGGCGCGGCGCACGCAGGTGGACGTGCTCTTCCTCGACATCGAACTGCCCGGCGGCAACGGCTTCACCGCGCTGCGGCGGTGGAACGGCCCGCCCCCCAGGGTGGTGTTCGTCAGCGCCTACGACCAGCACGGCGTCCAGGCGTTCGAGGACCGGGCGGTCGATTACCTGCTCAAGCCGGTCTCGGCGGAGCGGCTGCGGGAAACCGTATCGCGCCTGGTGGCGCTGCCCGACACGCCGCCGCGCACGCCGCCGGCCAGCGGGCGCCAGCTTTCGCTGCAGCTGGGCCGGCGCACCCTGCGCGTGGACGAGACGGATATCCAGGTCGTGCGCGCGCAGGGCAACTACCTGGACATCGAAACGAAACGGGGCACGTTCACCTACCGGCGTCCGCTGGGTGAGTTCATCAAGGAACTCGATGCCACCGCATTCCTGCGCGCACACCGGTCCTCGGTGGTCCGTATCGCCGCCGTCACGGAAATCCTGACCCTGGGCTCCGGCCGCTACCGCCTGACGCTGGACTGCGGACGGGTGATCGTGACCGGGCGCCGCTATCGGGACGAGGTGCAGTCGCTCCTGGCGACCGCGCCGCCCGCGTCCGCATCGGCCTGAGGCCGCCGGACGTTTCCGTCAGTTCTCCGGCGTGTTGAGGAGGGACCGGCACATGCCGCCCGCCGGTCCTTCGGAACGGATGCGGATGTCCGCCACACGCCACGCCTGGGCCTTGTCGGGGACGGTCACGAAGCTGACGTCGCACGAGGTATAGGCGCCGGATTGCGACAGCACACGACCCGATGCCGCGCTCACGACCGCCGACCGGGTGTCCGCCTGGTCGCTGTAGCTGATGAACCGCATCCCGGAGGCTTCCGTCACCTGCGGATTCGCGCCGAGCCGGGCCAGCGCCAGCGCTTCGGGCTTGCCCAGCCACACCATCAACATGGATCCCTCCAGTTCGGTGACCTTTCTGCCCGCCTGGACCTTCTTCGCAATCGCGAGGAATTCCTGCTCGGCCCGGTCCGCGTCGATGATGGGTTGCGCGAATGCCTGCGCTTGCGCATCCAGCGTCTCCATCTTCGCGCCCACCGCCGCCAGTTCGCTCCGGTTCTTCGCGATCTCGGCCTCGGTCAATCGCCTGTCCCTTGCCCCGCCCGGTTTCTGCGCCTTCCAGATATCCCGCCAGACGAAACTCCCCACGTTGACGATGCTCGTGGCCTGGGCGACCGAGATGACCTCGCCGATCCCGAGCGGCGCCAGGCCCGCATTGAGCCGGGCGGGATCCATCGCGTCCCATCCTCCTGCCGCATGCAGGGCGGACCGCGTCAGCAGCTCATTGCAGGCCAGCATGCCGGCCTTCCGGTAGGCGGGGTTCGACGCGGATTGCCACGGCGTGGGCGGCAGCGGCACGTTGTCCGCGTCGCGCGTGAACTGATAACTGCGCTCGCCCATGCGCCAACGCAGCGGCACCGCGACCGCGGGCCCCGTCGCGCGCCTGGACTTCGGCGACGCCGGTATGGACTCGACCGGACATTCGAACTGCAGCTTCAGCACGCTCCAGTCCGGCTTGCCCGCGTTCTCGTACAGACCGAACACCTCGATCTCGCGGATCGACGTGGGCTCCAGCATCGCCTCCATCGGGGTGCGGTCGGCCATCATGAGGTGGGTGAAGTAGAGCTCCCGGTCCCCGGGATCGCCTTGCGCATGCAGCATCAGCATGTTGGCCGATGCCATGCCCGGCAAGGCTGCCAGGGCCATCGCGACCAGCGCACGCGCCGCACGACGCATCCCTGTTCTCATCTCGACTGCGTCCACACCCATCCTCCGTTCCATTTCGATCACCCGTGCACCCTCGTCCGCCGCGACGCGCGATGGTATCCGCCCCCGCGGGGGGATGTCCCTGGGGCGCATCGCCGGCATGGCAAGCCTTGCATGGCATGGGACGAAACGCCGGTCATCCGCACCCCCGCGGATGTCGTTGATCACAGGCGCCACGATGCGAAGCGCATGGCACGTCAGCCGGCGCAGGTGTTGCCGGTGCCGTAGGGTGGGCCCTGGCCCACCGTTGGATGGAGGCGGATACCGTGCGAAGGTGGGCTCGAGCCCACCCGACAGGCCGCCTTGGGAGACCGACATGAGACACGCGTTCGCGAACATCGCCTTCACCCCTGCGGTCCGCGACGTGCAGGCGCGCGACGGCAGCCGTGCGCAGTACGCGCGGGCCTTCGAATCCGGCGACGAGGTGCGCAATGCCGAACTCGGGGCCGACGAAGCCGCCTTCATCCATGCGCAGCGCAGCTTCTACATGGCCACCGTATCGGAAACGGGCTGGCCGTACGTGCAGCACCGCGGCGGCGCACCGGGCTTCCTGCGCGTGGTCGATGCGAAGACGCTGACCTTCACCGACCTGCCCGGCAACCGCCAGTTCATCAGCGTGGGCAACGTGGCACAGGACGACCGCGTGGCGTTGATCCTGATGGACTACACGCATCGCCAGCGCCTGAAGCTGCTGGGCCGGTTGAGCGTGGAAGAGTCACCGGGCGCGGGACGAACCGAACGCACGATGACGATCCACGTGGAAGCCTTCGACTGGAACTGTCCGAAGTACATTCCCGTGCGGTTCGAAGCGGAAGATGTGCAACGTGTACTGGACGAGCGCGACCGGCGGATTGCGGAACTGGAAGCGCAGCTGGCGGCGCTACGCGGAACGCCGTAGGGCGGGCCCTGGCCCGCCGTTCGAGGGGTACGGATGGCGTGCGATGGCGGGCTTGAGCCCGCCCTACGCGCTAGCGCTTCCGACGTGCCGACACTCCCACCAGGCAATGATCGCCGCGGCGCGCGTGCAGGAAAAGCAGCGTGCTGCCGGAGTCGCGGCGGTAGACAGGCTCGGGGAGACCGGCGTGGGGATGCCCCGGGAAATGAAGGCGCGCGTCGATGCGGCGCGCGAGTTCCGTTGCATCGATGCACGGCCCGCCGCGCAGCTTCGCGTAGGACCGATAGGGCTTTCCGGCGGCATCGACGCGCGTGTACGTCTCGTACACCGACACGCCGTCCCTGGTGGAGAAGGGGCGGCCATGGAAGTCCCAGTGCCCGTCGCCGGGGGCGGGCACCGTTGCGGGCAAGGACAGCGAGGCCAGCGCAGTCACTTCGTTGCCCGGTACGGTGACGCGCGTCAGCCATTCACTGCTGTGCAGGTGGCGCGCCGTACGCGCGCCGTCGAAATGGGTGCAAGCAACGCCGCCGATGCCGAGGGCCATGACCGCCGCGACGCGTATCGCGGACGGCCCGGTCCGTGGTGTCGCGACGGCGCGTCGCATCGTGCGTCCCTCAGGTGCCCAGCAGTTCGACGTCGAACTTCAGCGTCGCGTTCGGCGGGATGACGCCGCCGGCGCCGCGGGCGCCGTAGCCGAGATTGGCGGGGATGATGAGGGTGCGCTGGCCGCCGACCTTCATGCCCTGCACGCCTTCGTCCCAGCCCTTGATGACCATGCCGCCGCCAAGGGGAAAGATGAAGGGTTCGCCGCGGTCCTTGCTGGAGTCGAACTTGGCGCCCTGCGCGCCGTTCTCGTACAGCCAGCCGGTGTAGTGCACGGTGACATTGCTGCCGGGCTTGGCCTCGACGCCGCTGCCGACGACGGTGTCTTCGAATTGCAGGCCGGAAGCGGTGGTGGTGAATGCCATGATGGGTTCCTTGTAGGGAGTCTCGTGGGCCGTAGTTTATCGCTCTGGTGGTCCGCGCGATGAAAGAAGGCGGCACATAGGACGGTCCCTGATGCGGTCTGCGCAAACAGAAAATGGCGAGCCGAAGCTCGCCATTCTGCTGCATGTCTTTCGGATCCGGCGTCGGGTCCAAAGCCCCTGGGGGACCGGACCCGTTCCACGTAAGGCACGCCCCCCGTTACGCTGGCTCAGGGAGCATCAAAAATGTTGTCGCCGATGATCGATCCCGCGCCGGACGCGATGGTGT encodes the following:
- a CDS encoding histidine kinase, which gives rise to MRAQRRGLAFTPDAIRHTASAARAADARGCPVPHNASGLSEGRGLTHAMHDHADTAFPHAHVHATPRRRRVRFAVLVAVVTGWWTLYGLMLARQLVDMRSASGEVYGWTGALTYAVGSTWAWVPMTVVAYLVVSRFPLGGRHLGRNVAINAGLVAGFIVAKAVYAWLSNPVFDWYPTLPPLLDLLGTSVSNNLILGIMVVAMVHGIVYFEHTEDREHRVTALEKSLALARLEAVRAQLNPHFLFNALNSVAELMQTDVEQADRMLVAICDMLRDGLRADQLQERPLRDELKHVRNYLMIEEIRLGQRVNASVRVDDACLDIPVPTLSLQPLVENAIVHAIARSRAPGWVTVAAWQSGQTLHLSVENSRAVEGARKDGNGLGQRAVEERLRLLYGERGQLHRGESDPEVYRVELQVPLPDPRALPTAPAAREATC
- a CDS encoding LytTR family DNA-binding domain-containing protein, whose product is MLTAVIVDDEPLARQRLRRLLGKVAGTVIQVVAECTDVDELMRLARRTQVDVLFLDIELPGGNGFTALRRWNGPPPRVVFVSAYDQHGVQAFEDRAVDYLLKPVSAERLRETVSRLVALPDTPPRTPPASGRQLSLQLGRRTLRVDETDIQVVRAQGNYLDIETKRGTFTYRRPLGEFIKELDATAFLRAHRSSVVRIAAVTEILTLGSGRYRLTLDCGRVIVTGRRYRDEVQSLLATAPPASASA
- a CDS encoding M20/M25/M40 family metallo-hydrolase gives rise to the protein MKLFLPSPMTLLLALLISLFLLRSDTLQAVQTSGVHAHAASPATRVNTPHAAGLVETSPPRPVRTDGATAPPATAPPQTDPFVPVYIVTSRDTWQGIRGLARDAVARRDSTGMPVVISETRADRLGEISHYVHANERRCGGYFAFPSRAQADAFVSADRAKQAMTKSLLAGYTLDNQATVSRWLPQVQEQRLYDTINHLSSYRNRYFASSHGRTSAEWIRDHWQSLAAGRSDVTTELFTACTNCSTQPSVILTIRGWDLPNDVVVLGAHLDSINGSTPYDPNQHAPGADDDASGIATLTETLRIALADGWQPRRTVKFMGYAAEEVGLRGSNAIAQSFRASGVNVVSVLQVDMTNYKSGAVTDMKLISDYSNTNLKTFFITLFDTYLAPMGLTRGSVACGYACSDHASWTNAGYPAAMMFEAGDPGGSFPYIHTPYDTLATMGESAQHSVKFTQFALAYLGETAKTRGKVTGGPAQVLPAQ
- a CDS encoding pyridoxamine 5'-phosphate oxidase family protein, with amino-acid sequence MRHAFANIAFTPAVRDVQARDGSRAQYARAFESGDEVRNAELGADEAAFIHAQRSFYMATVSETGWPYVQHRGGAPGFLRVVDAKTLTFTDLPGNRQFISVGNVAQDDRVALILMDYTHRQRLKLLGRLSVEESPGAGRTERTMTIHVEAFDWNCPKYIPVRFEAEDVQRVLDERDRRIAELEAQLAALRGTP
- a CDS encoding FKBP-type peptidyl-prolyl cis-trans isomerase; protein product: MAFTTTASGLQFEDTVVGSGVEAKPGSNVTVHYTGWLYENGAQGAKFDSSKDRGEPFIFPLGGGMVIKGWDEGVQGMKVGGQRTLIIPANLGYGARGAGGVIPPNATLKFDVELLGT